One Nicotiana tabacum cultivar K326 chromosome 23, ASM71507v2, whole genome shotgun sequence genomic window, AACATATGATCCTGCACTAAGCTTTCCTGAATATACCCTGACGAATGTGAGAGACCCCACAAAAGGATCATTCATGATCTTAAATGCCAAACCAGCAAACGGTTCATCATCACTTGCGGCCCTCTCAATGGTCACTTCTGGGTTGCCAGGGTCGGTTCCTTGCATTGCAGGCAAGTCAACTGGAGAAGGCAAATAATCCACAACTGCATCGAGAAGCGGCTGAACCCCCTTGTTCTTGAAAGCTGAGCCACACAAGACTGGGACAAAACTGCCACCGATAGTTCCCTTCCTGATCAACTTTTTAATGGTTTCCTCGTCAGGTTCAACTCCTTCCAAGTAGTTCTCCATAGCATCATCATCCAATTCAACTATAGTCTCAATCATCAGTGCCCTATATTCCTCAGCCAGCTCTTGAAGATCAGCGGGAATATCCTCATAGGAAAACTTTGCTCCTAATTCTTCTCCGGACCAAACAATAGCTTTCATCTTCACAAGATCAACTAATCCTTTGAAGTTATCCTCTGCGCCGATTGGAATCTGAATTACAAGTGGTTTAGCACCCAAGTTTGATACTATCATGTCTCTTGTTCGGAAGAAATTTGCTCCAAGACGATCCATCTTATTAACGAAACATATCCTTGGGACTCCATACTTATCAGCTTGTCTCCAAACAGTTTCCGATTGAGGTTCCACACCAGCAACACTGTCAAACAAGCATATGGCACCATCTAAAACCCTAAGGGCACGCTCTACTTCAAGAGTGAAGTCCACATGACCAGGAGTATCAATTATGTTGATACGATGCTTGTTCCAGAACGTGGTAGTAGCAGCAGAAGTAATTGTAATCCCCCTCTCTTGCTCTTGCTCCATCCAGTCCATAGTGGCTGTCCCCTCATGCACTTCACCAATTTTATAGTTTCTGCCAGTATAGTAAAGGACACGTTCAGTTGTAGTTGTCTTCCCTGCATCTATATGAGCCATAATTCCTATATTGCGGTAGTCCTTCAAAGGCACTGTTCTCTTCCCCTctgcagaaaaataaaaaggagCAGCACATGAGTTTCTGTTCCAGGATTGAGTTACCAATACACTGTCCAGACAAAAAAGAACCCTGTATAACATCTATCTCCTAAGACTTAGTGTTTGATTAGACTGTGATTGGTAAACCATAAATCTAAAAGAAGTGTCTTAGATATTTTCAATCATCAACCTTCTTTTGGAAAAAGAACATATCAAAGAAGCTGACATCAAAATAAATTCTTAAAGCTCAATACATTTTTTCTTGGAATGCACTAAATAGAGGATATCACCATTCTCCATGAGTTTGAACTTTAAGTAAGAAACTCCACAATTTGGAACTCCAAGTAGACACCTTCAAAAATTAAGTAATACATTTTACAGTTATCCAGACTAAAGGTTCAACCTTTGTTTCCTTTTCCATGTTCCAAAATCAAattgtttcattttccttcttgTTCATCAATCCTCAAACCAAACGCCCTTTATTCTCCCCAAATATGACCTTTCTTTTCTCGAGCCCATTcgctccaatttattatgttttcAATCCTAATCAAGTTTCAAATTATAGAAATCAGTAACTACGGTCTAAGCCAGTTACATAAAATAAAACCATCTCATTTTCTCAaattcaatcaatcaatcaatcaactatgtCTCAATTTAAATCTGATGGAGTCAACTAGATAAATATTCTGTATCCATTCATTCATAATTAGActttttattcattttaataatataatgCTGGTGTCTAGGCCAACTCTCGCGCACCTCAACTATTATAGTAGGTAAGCGCCCCCCCtccgaaaaaaaaaaaacaagttatCTTTACAAGTTATCCATCTAAAATTTACACCAAAAAATCAAAATAGTTGAAACCTTAAGAAAAAGAATTGAAATTTCCAATTAAAACCcaaaagagaaacaaagaaaatttaAGTATATAACATTGAAAgagtgaagaaaagaaaagaggatgaAAATTAATACCTTCAGCGGCGGCCATAGCAAAGACAGAAAAGCCATACTTTTTGGGCTTTTGACTTAatcttgagcttctagaagcaGAAACAGAGCACAGTTTGAAGCTTCCAAGGAATTCAGAAGCAAGGGACTGTACTTTAACACATCGATTCCTCCGAGAAGAAGAACTGACCCGGTTGGATATGGGCACGGGTCTTTGAGACCCATTAAAGTTGCAGAGTGAAGAAGCAGCAGATGACATTCTTGTCACTGATTCTGCTGCCATTTTTCTCCTCCTACTCTGTTTTCTGGTTTAGTGTTTGTGTTTATATTTCTATATACTACTACTGGTTTATATTGGTTTGGATAGGACTTAAGGAGGGGTGGGGATAATGAAAGAGTTTTGAGGTGCGAGTATTTTTGGTGATTTGGTCATTTTTAGACCTTTGGTTTTTAGGTCTATTTGGATTTTGGACTATGGGATAATATGGTAAGGCCTAGGAAAAAAAGGGTTTATTTTATAATTTGtttccaatttttatttttttggttgatAAAATACTGCTTTTAGTGTTTATCCATATGACACCATTTTATATGGAGGATTAAATTGCttttgttataaaacaataaaataagaagaagagTATGAAAAGTAGAGagaaaattcttattgatttgagattaattataataaaataaaactactctatttataggaaaaaagtACCTTAGTCAcaaagtaacaaaccctaaaatctctctaaaatataaacattcaccttaaatataaGGCAGAATAGCCTGACAAACACCTGTACTTGTTCTTGTTTGTCATCCCGGTCCCTGTATTCAACGAAGTTTCATCCAGATACCTAAACTCAGTCAAAACATATATTTTAAACCCCTGTGACCATTGACTGAACTTATGTGTCATTCATTTTGCTGAGTCAGAAAAATGAGTGgctatacgctctaaaaaggagAGTGgatatattaattttaatttaaaaatattaagaataataaaaaataaccataaaaagaaaaagagtaaaaTTATTTCCCAGCCCAAGCATCCCTACCCCTTCAGCCTTATTTGTCCCATGTTTTCCCCATCTTATTCTCCCCCTTCTTTCCTATCGTAACCCCCTTCCGACCCCTCCCCCTCCCTCACCTCTGCCCTTTGTGGATAGTCAGcagtaaaattaaaagtacagta contains:
- the LOC107823197 gene encoding elongation factor G-2, chloroplastic, whose amino-acid sequence is MAAESVTRMSSAASSLCNFNGSQRPVPISNRVSSSSRRNRCVKVQSLASEFLGSFKLCSVSASRSSRLSQKPKKYGFSVFAMAAAEEGKRTVPLKDYRNIGIMAHIDAGKTTTTERVLYYTGRNYKIGEVHEGTATMDWMEQEQERGITITSAATTTFWNKHRINIIDTPGHVDFTLEVERALRVLDGAICLFDSVAGVEPQSETVWRQADKYGVPRICFVNKMDRLGANFFRTRDMIVSNLGAKPLVIQIPIGAEDNFKGLVDLVKMKAIVWSGEELGAKFSYEDIPADLQELAEEYRALMIETIVELDDDAMENYLEGVEPDEETIKKLIRKGTIGGSFVPVLCGSAFKNKGVQPLLDAVVDYLPSPVDLPAMQGTDPGNPEVTIERAASDDEPFAGLAFKIMNDPFVGSLTFVRVYSGKLSAGSYVVNANKGRKERIGRLLEMHANSREDIKTALTGDIVALAGLKDTITGETLADPDKPVVLERMDFPDPVIKVAIEPKTKADIDKMATGLIKLAQEDPSFHFSRDEEINQTVIEGMGELHLEIIVDRLKREFKVEANVGAPQVNYRESISKISEVKYVHKKQSGGSGQFADITVRFEPMETGGGYEFKSEIKGGAVPKEYIPGVMKGLEECMSNGVLAGFPVVDVRAVLVDGSYHDVDSSVLAFQLAARGAFREGMRKASPQLLEPIMKVEVVTPEEHLGDVIGDLNSRRGQINSFGDKPGGLKVVDALVPLAEMFNYVSTLRGMTKGRASYVMQLANFDVVPQHIQNQLAKKEETAAA